In a genomic window of Styela clava chromosome 11, kaStyClav1.hap1.2, whole genome shotgun sequence:
- the LOC120347575 gene encoding uncharacterized protein LOC120347575 has product MSANAAAQSIPIRRIQVRHPSEIPLDYGTTPGGTMYSTTPGGTRIIYDRLFLLKCRDSPLSKTPPANLPDIPGVTTPDRSPAKHVIGKIPEEGRENGEQEGQRYRRPNFFQYPHPPVHDANNNTYLQVPPPSFPVQHNYRGPLAQYRRRQSISQMRQDCYLPHCAFNNFHPPPMDPQFRGIFSPPPGSMECPFTPPPIFVHPIQGPTGPVFDQRPMEQVSQLERWRRTHSINSSETTGYTTAKAPQLNSSFPSPNMECFPPRISTPASGYTTAQTPLLNSSFASSGGECSSPRMNFGRGRGFPRPHAPYPALNKVFNILQPTRNKSSRGDSAYDSSYSENDLVMVIPDDPSIIAYKPLEKQKVDGNSNYTPLFSPIPQLMGVKM; this is encoded by the exons ATGTCTGCCAATGCTGCCGCCCAGAGTATACCAATACGTCGTATTCAG GTGCGTCATCCATCTGAGATTCCATTAGATTATGGGACAACTCCAGGTGGCACCATGTATTCAACAACACCGGGGG GAACGAGGATAATATATGACAGGCTCTTTTTGCTGAAATGTCGTGATTCGCCACTGTCTAAAACCCCACCGGCAAATCTGCCTGACATACCAGGGGTAACCACCCCAGACAGATCACCAGCAAAGCATGTCATTGGGAAAATCCCAGAAGAAGGAAGGGAAAATGGAGAGCAAGAAG GCCAACGGTACAGACGAccaaacttttttcaatatcCACATCCACCTGTACATGATGCAAATAACAACACCTATCTACAAGTCCCTCCTCCTTCTTTTCCTGTACAACACAACTACAGGGGACCTCTGGCGCAATATCGTCGACGTCAATCTATATCGCAGATGAGACAAGATTGCTATCTTCCGCATTGTGCTTTTAATAACTTCCATCCTCCTCCAATGGACCCACAATTTCGAGGGATATTCAGTCCTCCGCCTGGTTCGATGGAATGTCCTTTTACTCCACCTCCCATTTTTGTTCATCCTATTCAAGGACCAACTGGTCCTGTATTTGATCAGCGACCAATGGAGCAGGTCAGTCAACTTGAGCGATGGAGACGCACACATTCAATCAACAGTTCTGAGACAACTGGTTATACCACTGCAAAAGCTCCGCAGCTCAACTCCAGCTTTCCCTCTCCAAATATGGAATGCTTTCCTCCTAGGATCAGCACACCGGCATCCGGTTATACCACTGCTCAAACTCCATTGCTCAATTCAAGCTTTGCTTCATCAGGTGGGGAATGTTCCAGTCCTCGGATGAACTTCGGTCGTGGGAGAGGATTTCCAAGACCTCACGCGCCTTATCCTGCGCTTAATAAAGTCTTTAATATCTTGCAACCCACGAGGAACAAAAGTAGTCGGGGAGATTCTGCTTATGATTCTTCATACAGTGAGAATGATCTTGTTATGGTTATTCCTGATGATCCAAGCATCATAGCTTACAAGCCACTTGAAAAGCAGAAAGTTGATGGAAACTCCAACTACACTCCCCTGTTTTCTCCAATTCCACAGCTTATGGGTGTGAAGATGTGA